One region of Brassica napus cultivar Da-Ae chromosome A5 unlocalized genomic scaffold, Da-Ae chrA05_Random_25, whole genome shotgun sequence genomic DNA includes:
- the LOC106451862 gene encoding lysine-specific demethylase JMJ30 isoform X2 produces MSGAPTAASSGNHSLHLPTPTLDAESQSLLQSISAQGGYAYARMAALAVAGDQSAAEAARDMAWEQLHSGPWHSVLPVWRDAYSMACLHVAKFHFAAGEFGEALGALDMGLIMGGTLLRKDLHDSVLLVSSEARKKAKSLGDFKGEKLVPEVPVDVNEVLKILPLRSLTSGRVDKRSDLSMEGFLRDYFQTGTPVVITNCMAHWPARTKWNHLDYLTSVAGNRTVPVEVGKNYLCSDWKQELVTFSKFLERMRTNRSTSVEPTYLAQHPLFDQINELRDDICIPDYCFVGGGDLQSLNAWFGPAGTVTPLHHDPHHNILAQPDHLAGLKPDV; encoded by the exons atGTCAGGAGCTCCCACCGCCGCTTCCTCCGGCAACCACAGCCTCCATCTCCCGACTCCAACCCTCGACGCGGAGTCGCAGTCCCTGCTGCAGTCGATCTCCGCTCAAGGCGGTTACGCCTATGCTCGCATGGCGGCGCTAGCAGTCGCCGGCGACCAAAGCGCGGCGGAGGCGGCGCGTGATATGGCCTGGGAGCAGCTTCACTCCGGTCCCTGGCACTCTGTTCTCCCCGTGTGGCGCGACGCTTACTCGATGGCGTGTCTCCACGTGGCCAAGTTCCATTTCGCCGCCGGCGAGTTTGGGGAAGCCCTCGGCGCGCTCGATATGGGTCTCATCATGGGAGGGACGCTTCTCCGCAAGGACCTCCACGACTCTGTGCTCTTGGTCTCCTCTGAAGCTCGTAAGAAGGCTAAGAGCCTCGGAGATTTCAAGGGTGAGAAACTTGTCCCTGAAGTTCCCGTCGACGTCAATGAG GTGCTAAAGATTCTACCTTTGAGGTCATTGACTAGTGGAAGAGTAGACAAGAGGTCTGACTTATCTATGGAGGGGTTTCTGCGTGATTATTTTCAGACAGGTACACCTGTTGTTATAACCAATTGTATGGCTCATTGGCCTGCTAGGACCAAGTGGAACCACTTGGACTATCTCACTTCTGTTGCTGGTAACCGTACCGTTCCCGTCGAG GTGGGGAAAAACTATTTGTGTTCAGATTGGAAGCAAGAGCTTGTGACGTTTTCCAAGTTCCTTGAACGGATGAGGACCAATAGATCCACCTCCGTGGAGCCTACTTATCTTGCTCAGCATCCGTTGTTTGATCAG ATAAATGAACTGAGAGATGATATATGTATTCCTGATTACTGTTTTGTCGGTGGAGGGGATCTCCAATCTCTTAATGCGTGGTTTGGTCCGGCTGGGACAGTTACTCCCTTACACCATGATCCACATCATAATATACTTGCTCAG CCTGATCATCTCGCTGGATTGAAGCCTGATGTCTGA
- the LOC106451862 gene encoding lysine-specific demethylase JMJ30 isoform X1 produces the protein MSGAPTAASSGNHSLHLPTPTLDAESQSLLQSISAQGGYAYARMAALAVAGDQSAAEAARDMAWEQLHSGPWHSVLPVWRDAYSMACLHVAKFHFAAGEFGEALGALDMGLIMGGTLLRKDLHDSVLLVSSEARKKAKSLGDFKGEKLVPEVPVDVNEVLKILPLRSLTSGRVDKRSDLSMEGFLRDYFQTGTPVVITNCMAHWPARTKWNHLDYLTSVAGNRTVPVEVGKNYLCSDWKQELVTFSKFLERMRTNRSTSVEPTYLAQHPLFDQINELRDDICIPDYCFVGGGDLQSLNAWFGPAGTVTPLHHDPHHNILAQVVGKKYIRLYPSSLQDELYPYSETMLCNSSQVDLDNIDKNEFPKVVELEFMDCILEEGEMLYIPPKWWHYVRSLTMSFSVSFWWSNEAESSDS, from the exons atGTCAGGAGCTCCCACCGCCGCTTCCTCCGGCAACCACAGCCTCCATCTCCCGACTCCAACCCTCGACGCGGAGTCGCAGTCCCTGCTGCAGTCGATCTCCGCTCAAGGCGGTTACGCCTATGCTCGCATGGCGGCGCTAGCAGTCGCCGGCGACCAAAGCGCGGCGGAGGCGGCGCGTGATATGGCCTGGGAGCAGCTTCACTCCGGTCCCTGGCACTCTGTTCTCCCCGTGTGGCGCGACGCTTACTCGATGGCGTGTCTCCACGTGGCCAAGTTCCATTTCGCCGCCGGCGAGTTTGGGGAAGCCCTCGGCGCGCTCGATATGGGTCTCATCATGGGAGGGACGCTTCTCCGCAAGGACCTCCACGACTCTGTGCTCTTGGTCTCCTCTGAAGCTCGTAAGAAGGCTAAGAGCCTCGGAGATTTCAAGGGTGAGAAACTTGTCCCTGAAGTTCCCGTCGACGTCAATGAG GTGCTAAAGATTCTACCTTTGAGGTCATTGACTAGTGGAAGAGTAGACAAGAGGTCTGACTTATCTATGGAGGGGTTTCTGCGTGATTATTTTCAGACAGGTACACCTGTTGTTATAACCAATTGTATGGCTCATTGGCCTGCTAGGACCAAGTGGAACCACTTGGACTATCTCACTTCTGTTGCTGGTAACCGTACCGTTCCCGTCGAG GTGGGGAAAAACTATTTGTGTTCAGATTGGAAGCAAGAGCTTGTGACGTTTTCCAAGTTCCTTGAACGGATGAGGACCAATAGATCCACCTCCGTGGAGCCTACTTATCTTGCTCAGCATCCGTTGTTTGATCAG ATAAATGAACTGAGAGATGATATATGTATTCCTGATTACTGTTTTGTCGGTGGAGGGGATCTCCAATCTCTTAATGCGTGGTTTGGTCCGGCTGGGACAGTTACTCCCTTACACCATGATCCACATCATAATATACTTGCTCAG GTTGTTGGCAAGAAGTATATAAGGCTTTACCCATCCTCATTGCAAGACGAACTTTACCCTTATTCTGAGACAATGCTTTGCAACTCTAGCCAG GTTGATCTTGACAACATCGACAAGAACGAGTTTCCAAAGGTGGTGGAGCTAGAGTTTATGGATTGTATCCTAGAGGAAGGCGAAATGCTGTACATCCCTCCCAAATGGTGGCACTATGTCAGGTCTTTAACAATGAGTTTCTCGGTTAGCTTCTGGTGGAGCAATGAAGCAGAGTCCTCTGATTCTTAG